In one Arachis duranensis cultivar V14167 chromosome 9, aradu.V14167.gnm2.J7QH, whole genome shotgun sequence genomic region, the following are encoded:
- the LOC127739571 gene encoding ATP-dependent 6-phosphofructokinase 2-like isoform X2 has translation MRGAVKIFDEIRRRKLNVAVVGIPKTVDNDVGIIDRSFGFQTALEMAQQAISAAHVEAVNAVNGIGLVKLMGRSTGHIALYATLSSRDVDCCLIPEIDFFLEGKGGLFEFLDKRLKANGHAVLVVAEGAGQDIIPRTDSQKQEKDESGNPVFLDVGVWLKSELNKWWAREHPGELFTVKYIDPTYMIRAVAANATDNLYCTLLAHSAIHGIMAGYTGFVAGLINGNYAYIPLDDIASAKNPVNTKDHK, from the coding sequence ATGCGAGGAGCTGTGAAGATATTTGATGAAATTAGACGTCGCAAACTGAATGTTGCAGTTGTTGGAATTCCTAAGACCGTGGATAATGATGTGGGAATAATTGACAGATCTTTTGGATTCCAAACAGCACTTGAAATGGCTCAGCAAGCAATAAGTGCCGCTCATGTAGAGGCTGTGAATGCTGTTAACGGGATAGGCCTGGTAAAGCTGATGGGTCGAAGTACAGGGCACATAGCTTTATATGCAACACTTAGCAGCCGTGATGTCGATTGCTGCCTAATTCCTGAGATAGACTTTTTCTTGGAAGGAAAAGGAGGACTTTTCGAATTTCTCGACAAGCGACTGAAGGCAAACGGGCATGCGGTGCTTGTGGTTGCTGAGGGTGCTGGCCAGGATATAATACCCAGAACCGATTCACAGAAGCAAGAAAAGGATGAATCTGGCAATCCAGTGTTCTTGGATGTTGGTGTGTGGCTGAAATCAGAGCTAAACAAGTGGTGGGCGAGGGAGCACCCGGGTGAGTTATTTACGGTGAAGTACATAGATCCTACATACATGATTCGTGCTGTTGCTGCAAATGCCACTGATAATTTGTACTGCACACTTCTAGCGCACTCTGCAATTCATGGTATTATGGCAGGGTATACTGGATTTGTAGCTGGTCTTATTAATGGAAACTATGCATATATTCCATTGGATGATATAGCGAGTGCAAAGAACCCAGTCAATACAAAAGATCATAAGTGA
- the LOC127739571 gene encoding ATP-dependent 6-phosphofructokinase 2-like isoform X1, producing MFIMLNPFYWWFCCDDDPLFHQDFLKDQKVLGSYPICCLPSMVYIIGGDGTMRGAVKIFDEIRRRKLNVAVVGIPKTVDNDVGIIDRSFGFQTALEMAQQAISAAHVEAVNAVNGIGLVKLMGRSTGHIALYATLSSRDVDCCLIPEIDFFLEGKGGLFEFLDKRLKANGHAVLVVAEGAGQDIIPRTDSQKQEKDESGNPVFLDVGVWLKSELNKWWAREHPGELFTVKYIDPTYMIRAVAANATDNLYCTLLAHSAIHGIMAGYTGFVAGLINGNYAYIPLDDIASAKNPVNTKDHK from the exons ATGTTCATCATGTTGAACCCATTTTATTGGTGGTTTTGCTGTGATGACGATCCATTATTTCAT CAGGATTTCTTGAAGGATCAGAAGGTCCTTGGTTCTTATCCAATCTGTTGCCTACCCAGCATG GTGTACATTATAGGTGGCGATGGGACTATGCGAGGAGCTGTGAAGATATTTGATGAAATTAGACGTCGCAAACTGAATGTTGCAGTTGTTGGAATTCCTAAGACCGTGGATAATGATGTGGGAATAATTGACAGATCTTTTGGATTCCAAACAGCACTTGAAATGGCTCAGCAAGCAATAAGTGCCGCTCATGTAGAGGCTGTGAATGCTGTTAACGGGATAGGCCTGGTAAAGCTGATGGGTCGAAGTACAGGGCACATAGCTTTATATGCAACACTTAGCAGCCGTGATGTCGATTGCTGCCTAATTCCTGAGATAGACTTTTTCTTGGAAGGAAAAGGAGGACTTTTCGAATTTCTCGACAAGCGACTGAAGGCAAACGGGCATGCGGTGCTTGTGGTTGCTGAGGGTGCTGGCCAGGATATAATACCCAGAACCGATTCACAGAAGCAAGAAAAGGATGAATCTGGCAATCCAGTGTTCTTGGATGTTGGTGTGTGGCTGAAATCAGAGCTAAACAAGTGGTGGGCGAGGGAGCACCCGGGTGAGTTATTTACGGTGAAGTACATAGATCCTACATACATGATTCGTGCTGTTGCTGCAAATGCCACTGATAATTTGTACTGCACACTTCTAGCGCACTCTGCAATTCATGGTATTATGGCAGGGTATACTGGATTTGTAGCTGGTCTTATTAATGGAAACTATGCATATATTCCATTGGATGATATAGCGAGTGCAAAGAACCCAGTCAATACAAAAGATCATAAGTGA